The sequence below is a genomic window from Pelagibaculum spongiae.
TTCTGCTGCAGTGATCTGCTTTTTGGCAATCAATTGTGCAAGACCGATAGCGTCATACTCGGTATATTCTGCAAAGCCAGTCATAGTGGGTTCCTTAGAATTATTTTTGGAAACTGAGACAGATTATGCCGCAAAACGCATCGATTGAATTGACCGATTTGTTAAAAAATACTCATTTTATTTTTACTGCCCATATGTGCATCAAATTTATAAAACCCGTAGGACATGAGACTGCCCAGACTCAAATCGTTATACTTGGCAGCATTCAATATTAGAGTTTTTCCAGATATGCCACAGCTTATTTTTCAGCATGACGATTTCTATCTATTTCACAAGCCTCACAACCTGTCATTCCATCAAGATGGTGATGTATCAGGCATGTGCCAATTGGTAAATCAACTCACTAACGAAGCCTTGCTTCCAGTACACCGGTTAGACCGAATGACCTCTGGCCTCGTTTTATTTGCCCGCAATAAAACTGCTGCTGCCGCACTTTCAAAAGGCTTTGCAGAGCGCACAGTTAAAAAATGTTATCTAGCAATTTCTGATAAAAAGCCCAAGAAAAAACAAGGACTGGTAAAAGGAGACATGGCGGCGGGTCGTCGTGGTGATTACAAGCTATTACGCGCTCAAGACAACCCGGCAATTACCCGTTTTGAAAGTAGCTCGATAGACGAAGGCACTCGGCTATATCTGCTGAAACCGGAAACTGGCAAAACGCATCAACTTCGGGTGATGATGAAAAGCATCGGCGCACCAATTCTGGGCGACAACCGCTACTATCCACAAACCGAGCAATCAGCACCCACAACACCAACAGATCGGGGATATTTACATGCCTGGATGCTGCAATTTGAATTTGCCAGTCAGCCATGGCAATTTTTCTGTCGACCACTAGCTGGCCAAAAGTTCTCAACCGAAACTTCAATTCAGAAAATTGATAGCTGGCAAGAGCAGTTAGCCGAAGCTAACGCCCGGATTTTTTAAAGAAATTGTTTCTAATCAGGTGATGGGAAATCTTTGATTGATTCCTAGACTAGCGATAACGATTATAAAGCCACTCGCAACTTAACAACGATTGCCTGACTAAGAGCAACGGAAACATCACCATGTCTCAACTAGATACTACAACGACATCAAAGCGAGCCCTGTGGCTATTTCTGCCAGTGGTTTTGAACTTTGTAATTATTGCGGCACACTTTTTACGCAGCGGAACACTCTGGATGTCAGCATTGCTGCTAGCTTGCCCGTTAATGCTGTTGATTCGACATTGGCTAGCCGCCCGATTCATTCAACTGATGCTGTTACTAATTTCTTTCGACTGGTTGCTAACTACTGCCTATATCGTTAACGAACGCATATCTTTTGGTTCGCCATGGCAGCGAGCGGCAATGATCCTGGTTGGCGTTGCTTTATTCTGTTTCTT
It includes:
- a CDS encoding TIGR01621 family pseudouridine synthase, yielding MPQLIFQHDDFYLFHKPHNLSFHQDGDVSGMCQLVNQLTNEALLPVHRLDRMTSGLVLFARNKTAAAALSKGFAERTVKKCYLAISDKKPKKKQGLVKGDMAAGRRGDYKLLRAQDNPAITRFESSSIDEGTRLYLLKPETGKTHQLRVMMKSIGAPILGDNRYYPQTEQSAPTTPTDRGYLHAWMLQFEFASQPWQFFCRPLAGQKFSTETSIQKIDSWQEQLAEANARIF